From the genome of Flavobacterium luteolum, one region includes:
- a CDS encoding D-alanine--D-alanine ligase encodes MKNIAIIMGGYSSEYKISLISGNVVYQYLDKTKYNRFRIHIFKEKWVYVDQNDAEFPIDKNDFSVTVNGEKITFDCVFNAIHGTPGEDGLMQAYFELIGMPQSSCDYYQSALTFNKRDLLSVLKPYGIKTAVSYYLNKGDEINTAEIVKKVGLPCFVKPNKAGSSFGISKVKTEAELPIAIEVAYKEDNEIIIESFLDGTEVSVGVINYQGEIKVLPITEIVSDNDFFDYEAKYEGKSQEITPARISDELTKKVSETAKRAYEVLKMKGFSRSEFIIVNDEPHMLEMNTIPGLTTESLIPQQAKAAGISLEDLFTNAIELALK; translated from the coding sequence ATGAAAAACATTGCCATCATCATGGGCGGCTATTCCAGCGAATACAAAATATCATTAATCAGCGGGAATGTCGTGTATCAATATCTTGACAAAACAAAATACAACAGATTCCGCATTCACATTTTCAAAGAAAAATGGGTTTATGTAGACCAAAACGATGCCGAATTCCCAATCGATAAAAATGACTTTTCTGTAACAGTAAACGGCGAGAAAATTACTTTTGACTGTGTTTTCAACGCCATTCACGGAACTCCGGGCGAAGACGGATTAATGCAAGCTTACTTTGAATTAATCGGCATGCCACAATCTTCTTGCGATTATTACCAATCGGCATTAACATTCAATAAAAGAGATTTATTATCTGTTTTAAAGCCATACGGAATCAAAACAGCAGTTTCTTATTATCTAAACAAAGGAGACGAAATCAATACAGCCGAAATCGTTAAAAAAGTTGGATTGCCATGTTTCGTAAAACCAAACAAAGCAGGTTCAAGTTTCGGAATCTCAAAAGTAAAAACCGAAGCTGAACTTCCAATTGCGATTGAAGTGGCTTACAAAGAAGACAATGAAATCATCATAGAAAGTTTCCTTGATGGAACAGAAGTTTCTGTTGGTGTAATTAACTATCAGGGAGAAATTAAAGTATTGCCAATTACAGAAATTGTATCAGACAATGATTTCTTCGATTACGAAGCAAAATACGAAGGGAAATCACAGGAAATCACGCCAGCAAGAATCTCTGACGAATTGACTAAAAAAGTAAGCGAAACAGCAAAACGCGCTTACGAAGTTTTAAAAATGAAAGGTTTCTCAAGAAGCGAATTCATTATCGTAAACGACGAACCACACATGCTGGAAATGAACACTATTCCAGGTTTAACAACCGAAAGTTTAATTCCGCAGCAAGCAAAAGCAGCCGGAATTTCACTAGAAGATTTGTTCACAAATGCAATTGAGTTAGCTTTAAAATAG